A stretch of Plasmodium knowlesi strain H genome assembly, chromosome: 1 DNA encodes these proteins:
- a CDS encoding heat shock protein 90, putative, producing MSKETFAFNADIRQLMSLIINTFYSNKEIFLRELISNASDALDKIRYESITDTQKLSAEPEFYIRIIPDKTNNTLTIEDSGIGMTKNDLINNLGTIARSGTKAFMEAIQASGDISMIGQFGVGFYSAYLVADHVVVVSKNNDDEQYVWESAAGGSFTVTKDESNEKIGRGTKIILHLKDDQLEYLEEKRIKDLVKKHSEFISFPIKLYCERQNEKEITASEDEAEEEDADGEKKKEGKDELEEGEDADKEKKEDNEEEEDKEKGDDHPKVEDVTEELENAEKKKKKEKRKKKIHTVEHEWEELNKQKPLWMRKPEEVTNEEYASFYKSLTNDWEDHLAVKHFSVEGQLEFKALLFIPKRAPFDMFENRKKRNNIKLYVRRVFIMDDCEEIIPEWLNFVKGVVDSEDLPLNISRESLQQNKILKVIKKNLIKKCLDMFSELAENKDNYKKFYEQFSKNLKLGIHEDNANRAKITELLRFQTSKSGDEMIGLKEYVDRMKENQKDIYYITGESINAVSNSPFLEALTKKGFEVIYMVDPIDEYAVQQLKDFEGKKLKCCTKEGLDIDDSEEAKKTFETMKAEYEGLCKVIKDVLHEKVEKVVVGQRITDSPCVLVTSEFGWSANMERIMKAQALRDNSMTSYMLSKKIMEINARHPIITALKQKADADKSDKTVKDLIWLLFDTSLLTSGFALEEPTTFSKRIHRMIKLGLSIDEDENNDIELPPLEETIDATDSKMEEVD from the exons ATGTCAAAGGAAACCTTCGCATTCAATGCCGATATTAGGCAGTTAATGAGTTTAATAATTAACACATTTTATAGCAACAAGGAAATCTTTCTGAGAGAATTGATTAGTAATGCAAGTGATGCTCTGGACAAAATTAGATATGAATCCATTACAGATACGCAGAAATTGTCCGCGGAACCAGAGTTCTACATTCGTATTATTCCAGACAAAACGAACAACACGCTAACAATTGAAGACTCTGGTATTGGTATGACAAAAAATGATTTGATCAATAACTTAGGAACAATTGCTAGATCAGGAACGAAGGCATTTATGGAGGCTATTCAAGCCAGTGGAGACATTTCTATGATTGGTCAGTTTGGTGTTGGTTTCTACTCAGCCTACCTTGTTGCGGATCACGTTGTTGTTGTATCGAAaaataatgatgatgaacaATACGTGTGGGAATCTGCTGCGGGTGGCTCTTTCACTGTGACGAAGGATGAATCCAATGAAAAGATAGGAAGAGGtacaaaaattattcttcACTTGAAGGATGACCAATTGGAGTAtctagaagaaaaaagaattaaagaCTTGGTGAAGAAGCACTCtgaatttatttccttcccaaTTAAGCTATATTGTGAAAGACAAAACGAGAAAGAAATCACCGCATCTGAGGACGAAgcagaggaggaagatgctgatggagagaagaagaaagaaggaaaggatgaattggaagaaggagaagatgctgacaaggaaaagaaagaagacaatgaggaggaagaagataaggaaaagggagaTGACCACCCAAAAGTGGAAGATGTAACAGAAGAATTAGAAAAtgcggagaaaaaaaaaaagaaggaaaagagaaagaaaaaaatacacaccgTTGAACACGAATGGGAAGAattaaacaaacaaaaaccTCTCTGGATGAGAAAACCTGAAGAAGTCACCAATGAAGAATATGCTAGCTTCTACAAATCCCTGACGAATGATTGGGAGGATCACTTGGCTGTcaaacatttttctgttgaAGGACAACTAGAATTTAAGgcacttttatttattccgAAAAGAGCCCCCTTCGATATGTTCGAAAAtagaaagaagagaaacaaCATCAAGTTGTATGTTAGACGTGTCTTCATCATGGACGACTGTGAGGAGATTATCCCTGAGTGGCTTAACTTCGTCAAGGGTGTTGTCGATTCGGAGGATTTACCACTGAACATTTCCAGAGAATCCTTACAACAGAACAAAATTCTCAAGGTCATTAAGAAAAACTTAATCAAGAAATGCCTTGACATGTTTTCTGAACTAGCCGAAAACAAGGACAACTACAAGaaattttatgaacagttcagtAAGAACTTGAAGCTGGGTATCCACGAGGACAACGCCAACCGTGCGAAG ATCACTGAGTTGCTCCGCTTCCAAACCTCCAAATCTGGTGATGAAATGATAGGACTGAAGGAATACGTAGACAGAATGAAGGAGAACCAGAAGGATATCTACTACATCACGGGTGAATCCATCAACGCAGTGTCTAACTCGCCATTCTTGGAAGCTCTCACGAAGAAGGGATTCGAAGTGATATATATGGTTGACCCAATCGATGAGTATGCAGTACAACAGTTGAAAGATTtcgaaggaaagaaattaaaatgttGTACCAAGGAAGGTCTCGACATTGATGATTCTGAAGAAGCGAAGAAGACATTCGAAACAATGAAGGCTGAATATGAAGGTCTATGTAAAGTTATAAAGGATGTACTTCATGAGAAGGTAGAGAAAGTTGTAGTTGGACAAAGAATAACAGACTCACCATGTGTTTTGGTTACATCTGAATTTGGATGGTCAGCCAACATGGAAAGAATTATGAAAGCTCAAGCTTTAAGAGATAACTCCATGACTAGCTATATGTTgtcgaaaaaaattatggaaatCAATGCACGCCATCCAATCATTACTGCTTTGAAACAAAAGGCAGATGCAGACAAGTCAGACAAAACTGTTAAAGATTTAATATGGCTTCTATTCGATACTTCTCTCTTAACCTCTGGATTTGCCCTTGAGGAACCCACCACCTTCTCCAAGAGAATTCACAGAATGATTAAATTGGGTCTGTCCATTGATGAGGATGAAAACAACGACATTGAGTTGCCACCCTTGGAAGAGACCATCGACGCTACTGACTCCAAGATGGAGGAGGTTGACTAA
- a CDS encoding protein SCO1, putative, translated as MKRILSLSVRRLHTERGGRGHYTSHCAMMKCIKRLGDLPKWKWSQSHIEKNGLRYFTSGRKDPPKEIKKKSFFLTWRCLGFNLALSLPILYFYLLQCEKKKKGKGQIGVTKVENIGMPLIGGDFTLFNHDGKVVTNEDFKKKFCLIYFGFTYCPDICPQELEKQTIVIEKIVKKYGDVITPVFISVDPKRDTLAQVKHYCSSFSNKLVGLTGTKEQIKKVAKLFRVYYNEHIVDDQTAKTDTKSGDPSNIANNYNYLIDHSIIHYLLDVDGKFVDFFGKNCTTSEMVDRISHYIDLHLQSGATVEVTSGTTLDNTSH; from the coding sequence ATGAAGCGAATCCTTTCCTTGAGTGTGAGGAGGCTACACACAgagagggggggaaggggtcACTACACATCACACTGCGCCATGATGAAATGTATAAAACGATTGGGTGATCTCCCAAAGTGGAAATGGAGCCAAAGtcacatagaaaaaaatggccttAGATACTTCACAAGCGGAAGAAAAGATCCACCAAaagagattaaaaaaaaaagctttttcTTGACATGGAGATGCTTAGGGTTCAATTTAGCTTTGTCTCTTCCCATCCTCTACTTCTACCTCTTGCAAtgtgaaaagaagaaaaaggggaaggggcaAATTGGGGTAACCAAAGTGGAGAACATTGGCATGCCATTGATAGGGGGCGATTTCACTCTCTTTAATCATGACGGGAAGGTAGTAACAAATGAggatttcaaaaaaaaattctgcttAATTTACTTTGGATTCACTTATTGCCCAGATATATGTCCACAAGAGTTGGAGAAACAAACTATCGtcattgaaaaaattgtaaagaaaTATGGGGATGTCATAACCcctgtttttatttctgtCGACCCCAAGAGGGATACTCTAGCCCAAGTGAAGCATTACTGTAGTTCCTTTAGCAACAAGTTAGTTGGACTGACTGGCACCaaggaacaaattaaaaaagtagCCAAGCTATTTCGTGTATATTACAATGAGCATATCGTGGATGATCAGACTGCGAAAACGGATACAAAAAGTGGAGATCCCTCCAACATTGCCAACAATTATAACTATCTCATTGATCATTCAATAATTCATTACCTACTGGATGTGGATGGTAAGTTTGTTGATTTCTTcggaaaaaattgcaccaCTAGTGAGATGGTGGACAGGATATCCCACTACATCGATCTTCATTTACAGAGTGGGGCTACGGTAGAGGTAACCTCGGGGACGACCCTCGACAATACATCTCACTAA
- a CDS encoding heat shock protein 86 family, putative, with protein sequence MSSVAKESDAVSSSGSREDPIDQLKKKQFEKKHMELKEKLKRLKGVNNSGANDDANSADSLKHGKESPSPNEATTEQEKSDNKSKFLQLKEKLRKLKEEYSARWVGRASESARSGSSRRSTTSERSNGNGGPAPAGQTTKREEHAPIQKDRETLRAELKKKLEKFKRENGICDEENGRVVEEEEKSVSQDRSLSKGYPNRKNRKRIRGGSNSTMNRSTSRGVRRRPCYDSRELYIPLDRNRMNRNNPNGHYRRGTSNSPRFSSPEREHRREYRGGMVAGRYSPRGGRSRDRGRSRDRRRSRDRIRSGDRGRSRDRIRIRDRSRSQGRGRSRERDPCRERHIPLNARERGSRMRDDDHTHFRREDKQNRYLYNQKTGEKVEKKFFRVPLGYHHTTKESWNNYTQWLQKKNDYRFGLPFDQNKIFRRSKSLSPTTWKKFVPNSDDDHDDNDDGDDDEDNDRVSSGCERGGKRTKRDEKNRNKHRKGEKTRRAKHHKGDSYVDGRSDDEGNTGRKRNDSSSPSKSRSRGEKGRYNSSHTSRRRKRKENKYSRSVSSGGEIERERSIEKGKRRSSVERRKSKAEKKSSKKNNHHRYRSNSSSYSGSHRRDKKKHKHRKHEEMKERSEKKKRKSKHEEKKKKRNNKHEENKKKSKRRNKAKRDEEYSDSQGEKSEAAPTSATSLSFLCEGYDSLQDMDMSNQGSGEDGKKSGEIKMEEKGMEEKGMEGKGMEEKEEELLEAQKGGNVIGERIPPRDCEDSSGEGSDIGPKPLDVNVKLANQQIDYGVAMMPGEGQAIAQFVQKGKRIPRRGEVGLSAEAIENFESLGYVMSGSRHKRMNAIRMRKENQVYSAEEQRALAMFNYEERANRENALISDLKEVLRKQNEAILNESKNN encoded by the coding sequence ATGAGTAGCGTCGCCAAAGAAAGCGATGCTGTAAGTAGCAGCGGTAGCAGGGAAGACCCCATTGAccaactgaaaaaaaaacagtttgAGAAAAAGCATATGGAACTTAAGGAGAAACTAAAAAGACTCAAGGGTGTCAATAATAGCGGTGCAAATGATGATGCCAATAGCGCAGATTCGTTGAAACACGGAAAGGAGAGTCCGAGCCCAAACGAGGCTACCactgaacaggaaaaaagtgaTAACAAAAGCAAATTTCTTCAATTGAAGGAAAAGTTAAGAAAACTGAAGGAGGAATATAGTGCCCGTTGGGTAGGGCGCGCAAGTGAAAGTGCTCGAAGCGGAAGTAGCAGGCGAAGCACGACAAGCGAACGAAGCAACGGCAACGGCGGGCCCGCGCCCGCTGGACAGACTACCAAGAGAGAAGAACACGCTCCAATACAGAAGGACCGAGAAACCTTGCGAgctgaattgaaaaaaaaactagagAAGTTTAAAAGGGAGAATGGAATTTGTGATGAGGAAAACGGAAGAGTTgtagaagaagaggaaaaaagcgTGTCTCAAGACAGAAGCTTAAGCAAAGGATATCCAAACCGGAAGAATAGGAAACGTAtaagaggaggaagtaacTCCACGATGAATCGCTCCACATCGCGTGGGGTGAGAAGACGACCATGTTATGACAGCAGGGAATTGTATATCCCCCTCGACAGAAATAGAATGAATCGTAATAATCCGAACGGGCATTATAGAAGGGGTACCAGTAACTCCCCTCGGTTTAGCTCTCCCGAAAGAGAGCACAGGAGGGAGTACCGCGGCGGGATGGTCGCTGGGCGCTACAGCCCCAGGGGAGGTAGAAGCAGAGATAGGGGGAGAAGCAGAGATAGGAGGAGAAGCCGAGATCGCATTCGAAGCGGGGACAGGGGGAGAAGCCGAGATCGCATTCGAATCCGGGATCGAAGTAGAAGCCAGGGCAGAGGAAGAAGCCGGGAGAGAGACCCCTGCAGAGAGAGGCACATACCATTGAACGCACGAGAAAGGGGAAGTCGAATGCGGGATGATGATCACACACACTTCAGGAGGGAAGACAAACAAAACAGATATTTGTACAATCAGAAGACAGGAGAAAAGgtagaaaagaaatttttccGAGTCCCTTTAGGTTACCACCACACAACCAAGGAGAGTTGGAACAACTACACACAGtggttgcaaaaaaaaaatgattacagATTTGGTCTACCTTTTGAtcagaacaaaattttcagACGATCTAAATCGTTATCTCCAACTACGTGGAAGAAGTTCGTGCCGAACTCTGATGATGACCACGATGATAATGACGATGGtgatgacgatgaagatAATGATAGGGTGTCCTCGGGGTGCGAGCGCGGGGGGAAGCGAACCAagagggatgaaaaaaatagaaataaacacagaaaaggtgaaaagaCTCGAAGGGCAAAGCACCATAAGGGAGACTCATATGTTGATGGACGTAGTGATGATGAAGGTAACACCGGTAGAAAGAGGAACGACAGTTCCTCCCCTTCCAAGTCGCGCTCTCGTGGTGAAAAGGGAAGGTACAATAGTAGTCATACTTCACGCAGacggaagaggaaggaaaataaatattcaaGGAGTGTATCGTCGGGAGGAGAaatagaaagggaaaggagcattgaaaagggaaagaggcGATCATCcgtggaaagaagaaagagcaAAGCGGAGAAAAAATCCTCCAAGAAGAACAACCATCACAGGTACAGAAGCAACAGTAGCAGTTACAGCGGCAGTCACAGGCGAGACaagaaaaaacataaacaCAGAAAACATGAGGAGATGAAAGAACgaagcgagaaaaaaaagaggaagagtaaacatgaggagaaaaaaaaaaagaggaataacAAGCATGAAGAGAACAAGAAGAaatcaaaaagaagaaacaaagcGAAAAGAGACGAGGAGTATTCTGATAGCCAAGGGGAAAAGAGTGAAGCAGCCCCTACGTCTGCTACGTCGTTGTCCTTCTTGTGCGAGGGATACGACTCTCTACAAGATATGGACATGAGCAATCAGGGATCAGGCGAAGATGGAAAGAAATCTGGAGAAATtaaaatggaagagaaaggaatggaggagaaaggaatggaggggaaaggaatggaagagaaggaagaagaattgcTCGAAGcgcaaaaaggaggaaacgtTATTGGAGAGAGAATTCCCCCCAGAGACTGTGAAGACTCATCCGGAGAAGGAAGCGACATAGGACCCAAGCCACTGGATGTGAATGTTAAATTAGCGAATCAACAAATAGATTATGGTGTGGCAATGATGCCCGGAGAGGGGCAAGCAATCGCGCAGTTCgtacaaaaggggaagagaatTCCAAGAAGAGGAGAAGTCGGGTTGTCTGCTGAGGCGATTGAAAATTTCGAGAGCCTTGGTTATGTCATGAGTGGATCGAGGCACAAAAGAATGAACGCAATCCGTATGCGAAAGGAAAATCAGGTATACAGCGCTGAGGAGCAGAGGGCCCTTGCCATGTTTAACTACGAGGAGAGGGCCAATAGGGAGAATGCCCTCATAAGTGACCTGAAGGAAGTTTTGCGAAAGCAGAACGAGGCAATTCTAAACGAGAGTAAAAATAACTAA
- a CDS encoding heat shock protein 110, putative produces MSVLGIDIGNDNSVVAAINKGAINIVRNDVSERLTPTMVAFTEKERLIGDNALAKVKSNFKNTCKNIKNLIGKLAEQADQDDIELSESFGNIVPCEHNYLGYQVEYKKEMMDISVVRVFSTLLFSLIKLAEKYIGKECTEIVLSYPPSFTNSQKECLLAATKIINVNALRIISDNTAVALDYGMYRMKEFKEDVGSVVVFVNIGYANTCVCVARFFSNKCEILSDLADTSLGGRNIDNELIKYINNVFINSHKMNPLYKVRSSDLCEMGTGRLNPYFITPNNETNKIDNKIRVKLQDVAVKTKKILSANNESSIHVECLYEDLDCQGFISRDNFEELCAPFFLSKLEALLNKAMQVSKLKIADVQSIEILGGSTRIPFIQKFLQQYFDKPLSKTLIADESVARGCVLSGAMISKHYKVKEYECIEKVTHPISVEWHNVNDPSKCKVEKLYDTDSLKKKTKKVVIPEKGHIKVTAYYDDTPDLPPHCIKELGSCLIKVNEKNDKIVESHVMTTFSESDTFTFLGAQTVSKTVIKSKEEKKKTEEKKDIQKGDAAGGAENADASHEGDTDEKEKKTKEDESNEGKESNTDEAIPNGNATLSHQSGNKAELKKGEEGKIQTCYTTLPIEVIGAPRSYTTKDIYNFSEAEINMQHSDLQEAERLKNINELETIIYETRSRLNGMYKDFVMDEERDSILLSLDDYENWIYDNIEENKNAFIKKKEEIRERVKDIIYKYDTYSAKEKNLGNILNHLKNIIAQCEKRPSEESQKIISRTRNFLENINVMQEKEMKQPLYEAPLYSLKDIENEFNDITQMAQKHFSKLEAEELAKQKEKEKQEKLEREKMEKEKKKHQQADRKDADDSAEKDNSKDVKETDETDNSTNKDNQCNTEDKDM; encoded by the coding sequence ATGTCAGTGCTCGGAATAGACATAGGAAATGATAATTCCGTGGTCGCAGCCATCAACAAGGGAGCCATTAACATCGTGCGGAATGATGTGTCGGAGAGGCTGACGCCCACTATGGTGGCCTTCACGGAGAAGGAGAGGTTAATTGGAGATAACGCCTTAGCGAAAGTGAAatctaattttaaaaatacatGTAAGAATATAAAGAACCTCATTGGAAAATTAGCGGAGCAGGCTGACCAAGACGATATCGAATTGAGTGAATCCTTTGGAAATATAGTTCCATGTGAACATAATTATCTGGGGTACCAAGtggaatataaaaaggaaatgatggATATAAGTGTGGTGCGAGTTTTTTCAAcacttctcttttctttaattAAATTGGCAGAGAAATATATAGGAAAAGAGTGCACTGAAATCGTTTTGTCCTACCCCCCTAGTTTCACAAACAGCCAGAAGGAATGTCTGCTTGCAGCGACAAAAATAATCAACGTGAACGCTTTGAGAATTATTAGTGACAACACAGCCGTTGCTTTAGATTATGGAATGTATAGAATGAAAGAATTTAAAGAAGATGTTGGTTCAGTAGTTGTTTTTGTTAACATAGGTTATGCaaacacatgtgtatgtgttgctcgttttttctccaataAGTGTGAAATTTTGAGTGACTTGGCCGACACCAGtttggggggaaggaatatcGATAATGAACTTATCAAGTATATCAACAACGTGTTTATCAACTCACATAAGATGAACCCGTTATATAAAGTAAGGTCGAGTGATCTGTGCGAAATGGGAACGGGCAGACTGAACCCATATTTTATAACGCCCAACAATGAAACGAACAAAATCGATAATAAGATAAGAGTGAAGCTGCAAGATGTGGCGGTGAAGACCAAGAAGATTCTATCAGCAAACAACGAATCTTCTATACATGTGGAGTGTCTTTATGAAGACTTGGATTGTCAGGGATTCATAAGTAGAGATAATTTTGAGGAATTGTGTGCCCCGTTTTTCCTGTCTAAATTGGAAGCCTTATTAAATAAAGCCATGCAAGTGAGCAAACTGAAAATCGCAGATGTACAGTCGATAGAAATCTTAGGAGGTTCCACTAGAATCCCATTTATACAGAAATTTCTGCAACAGTATTTCGACAAGCCATTATCCAAAACGCTAATTGCAGATGAATCTGTCGCCAGAGGTTGTGTTCTCTCAGGAGCTATGATCAGTAAACACTACAAAGTGAAGGAGTACGAATGTATTGAGAAAGTAACGCACCCGATAAGTGTTGAATGGCATAATGTCAATGATCCATCCAAGTGTAAGGTGGAAAAATTGTACGACACAGATtcattaaagaagaaaacgaagaagGTAGTCATTCCGGAGAAGGGGCACATAAAAGTGACTGCTTATTATGATGATACCCCAGACTTGCCACCACACTGCATTAAAGAATTGGGATCTTGCCTCATTAAagtgaatgaaaagaatgaCAAAATTGTGGAATCACACGTAATGACAACTTTTTCGGAAAGTGACACATTCACGTTTTTAGGCGCACAGACAGTATCCAAAACGGTGATTAAAtccaaggaggagaaaaaaaaaactgaggagaagaaagacATACAGAAGGGAGACGCAGCAGGTGGGGCGGAAAATGCAGATGCGTCACATGAAGGGGATAcagatgagaaggaaaaaaaaacaaaggaggATGAATCCAatgaaggtaaggaaagcaATACCGATGAAGCAATTCCCAATGGCAATGCAACCTTATCTCACCAAAGTGGAAACAAGGCAGAgctaaaaaaaggagaagaaggaaaaatacagACATGCTACACCACCCTACCGATAGAAGTGATCGGAGCTCCACGATCCTACACTACGAAGGATATCTACAATTTTAGCGAGGCAGAAATTAACATGCAACATAGTGATCTGCAAGAAGCAGAGAggttgaaaaatataaatgagtTGGAGACAATTATATATGAAACAAGAAGCAGGCTAAACGGAATGTACAAAGATTTTGTCATGGACGAGGAGAGAGACTCCATCCTACTATCCCTGGATGATTACGAAAATTGGATCTATGATAATAttgaggaaaacaaaaatgcttttataaaaaaaaaagaagaaattagaGAGAGAGTAAAAGATATCATTTATAAATATGATACGTACAGtgcgaaggagaaaaacttgGGAAATATATTGAACCACTTGAAGAATATCATTGCACAGTGTGAAAAGAGACCATCAGAGGAAAGTCAAAAGATTATTTCGAGGACGAGAAATTTCCTGGAGAATATTAACGTGATGcaagagaaggaaatgaaacaGCCTCTGTACGAGGCACCGCTGTATAGCCTCAAGGATATAGAAAATGAATTTAACGACATCACACAGATGGCGCAGAAACATTTCTCCAAACTCGAGGCAGAAGAATTAGcgaagcagaaggagaaggaaaagcaggaaaaactggagagggagaaaatggaaaaggaaaagaaaaaacatcaACAAGCCGATAGGAAGGATGCCGACGATAGTGCCGAGAAGGATAATAGTAAGGATGTCAAGGAGACCGACGAGACGGATAACTCCACCAACAAGGACAATCAATGTAACACGGAGGACAAGGATATGTAA
- a CDS encoding EKC/KEOPS complex subunit BUD32, putative, giving the protein MEFSLISAGSDAKIYKCVFIGKEAVKKEIFRKYYRHKKIDAKIRKLRVSNEIKFTKKLASINIDVPILYFVDVNEKSLYLEFVKGCTINQILKNVKEYEPNVPRCIGKVLAKIHNGNVIHGDFTTSNLILRNSYIGDVCTILDSSTGLPYQLDDADSIRLCVIDFGLSFLSASVEDKAVDLFVLLKAIKSFHSEFALLEEDILSGYQTKSDNFDEIKKKLEIVKQRGRKRPMVG; this is encoded by the exons atGGAGTTCTCCCTCATATCAGCTGGATCCGATGCG AAAATCTACAAGTGCGTCTTCATTGGGAAGGAGGCAGTGAAGAAGGAGATTTTCCGAAAATATTATcgacacaaaaaaatagatgCGAAGATTCGAAAATTAAGAGTTTCTAACGAAATCAAATTCACTAAAAAACTAGCCAGTATAAACATAGATGTACCGATTCTCTACTTTGTTGATGTGAATGAGAAAAGTTTGTATTTAGAATTTGTCAAGGGGTGCACCATTAATCAGATtctaaaaaatgtaaaagaatATGAACCAAATGTTCCTAGGTGCATAGGAAAAGTGCTAGCCAAAATACATAATGGGAATGTAATCCATGGAGACTTCACAACATCGAACTTGATTTTGAGGAACTCCTACATTGGTGATGTATGCACAATTTTGGATTCTTCCACCGGGTTGCCTTACCAGTTGGACGACGCTGACTCCATACGCCTCTGTGTTATTGATTTCGGTCTATCATTCTTGTCCGCCTCTGTTGAG GACAAAGCAGTCGACCTGTTCGTACTTCTGAAGGCCATCAAAAGTTTCCACAGCGAGTTCGCACTCCTG GAGGAGGACATCCTCTCGGGGTACCAAACCAAATCAGACAATTTTgatgaaataaagaagaagttaGAAATAG TCAAACAGAGAGGTCGCAAGAGACCCATGGTTGGATAG
- a CDS encoding inner membrane complex protein 1d, putative encodes MEFLLNDGYTQEDKNCVVINQTDDFINQENDIHISVVKPITKRTIHSECEKINAFYKPIELVEEVNTYVKKGEEYLVKLYENLKKEEKRENEEAVKKWTNSTARVVPRSGQLYNTKYAHEMGVTTEHPTSNIFNGENGYGGPKFETLFVPKLKKNIEIVNCLKENVNVDYTYLVPKPVVIPVQVPMLKFRDNFKIVPIRKKIIPLIRYTDEVIYVDCCVEKPYIVYENIIAPVPCDVPIEERKYIEHAPPVQE; translated from the exons ATGGAGTTCCTACTGAACGATGGATACACACAG GAGGATAAAAACTGCGTTGTAATTAACCAAACTGATGATTTCATCAACCAAGAAAACGACATACACATAAGTGTTGTAAAGCCAATCACCAAGCGCACCATTCATTCAGAATGTGAGAAGATAAACGCATTTTACAAGCCAATCGAGCTGGTAGAAGAAGTTAATACGTatgtcaaaaagggagaggagTATCTCGTGAAATTATatgaaaatttgaagaaggaagaaaaaagagaaaatgaagaagccGTGAAAAAGTGGACTAATTCGACTGCAAGGGTGGTGCCGCGCTCAGGTCAGCTTTACAACACAAAGTACGCACATGAAATGGGGGTAACTACAGAGCATCCAACATCTAACATATTTAATGGTGAGAATGGATATGGTGGACCCAAGTTCGAAACATTGTTCGTtcccaaattaaaaaaaaatatcgaaatTGTTAATTGCTTGAAGGAGAATGTCAATGTCGATTACACCTACTTGGTTCCCAAGCCCGTTGTCATACCTGTTCAAGTTCCTATGTTAAAATTTAGagataattttaaaatagtTCCAATCCGTAAGAAAATCATCCCTCTGATCAGGTACACAGATGAGGTTATCTACGTGGATTGTTGTGTTGAGAAGCCATACATCGTTTACGAAAATATTATCGCGCCTGTTCCCTGTGATGTCCCCATAGAAGAGCGCAAGTACATCGAGCACGCCCCTCCTGTGCAAGAGTGA
- a CDS encoding Cg8-like protein produces MLLRSNLAKRSNAKCPSFIFMKRNVNGILKRYVASQPLGINLPEPPPREFLPNGEPKTYRLNQRYYNHKYNWERWNLRPAGVFHTYYQGEFAKDHRPLLAWLLQYPLPLAFIPYFLFAFGLSFTFHHVSYLGIKPKRFTVEWVEANKERERAENTNPITRYLDRRRKERGPHWILEDFLPPHPCYLHMSKYHHDTELLRKREEEAAEKGEAGAD; encoded by the coding sequence ATGCTGCTGCGATCGAATTTGGCCAAGAGGTCTAATGCGAAATGCCCAAgcttcatttttatgaagAGAAATGTTAACGGAATACTGAAGAGGTATGTTGCGTCGCAACCCTTGGGGATAAATTTGCCGGAACCTCCACCAAGGGAATTTTTGCCAAATGGGGAACCAAAAACATATCGTCTGAACCAGAGATATTACAACCATAAGTACAATTGGGAAAGATGGAACTTAAGACCGGCTGGAGTTTTTCACACCTATTATCAGGGAGAATTCGCAAAGGATCATAGGCCCCTACTAGCGTGGTTACTACAGTACCCTTTGCCTTTGGCCTTTAttccctattttttatttgccttTGGTTTGTCCTTTACATTTCACCATGTGTCCTATTTGGGCATCAAACCAAAGAGATTTACCGTCGAATGGGTGGAGGCCAATAAGGAAAGAGAACGAGCTGAAAACACCAACCCGATTACGAGGTACCTCGAtcggagaagaaaagaaagaggacCACACTGGATTCTGGAAGACTTTTTGCCCCCTCACCCATGTTACCTACACATGAGTAAGTATCACCACGATACCGAGCTTTTGCgaaagagggaagaagaggctgcagaaaagggggaagccGGCGCGGATTAA